Proteins found in one Sporosarcina sp. FSL K6-3457 genomic segment:
- the spo0A gene encoding sporulation transcription factor Spo0A translates to MDKLKIAIADDNKELVKTMVTYFERHPEIDVIWTANNGKVCLSMLEEKKPDVLLLDIIMPHLDGIAVLETLSGNAQIADLHIIMLTAFGQEDVMTQAASLGASYFMLKPFEFERLANQIFQVAGTRKPIVPISKPEVEQVPGTVSQKVLDTTITSIIKEIGVPAHIKGYAFLREAIQMVYTDVELLGAVTKVLYPEIAKKYNTTSSRVERAIRHAIEVAWNRGNYDVISKMFGYTVHHLKSKPTNSEFIAMIADKIRLEHMAS, encoded by the coding sequence ATGGATAAATTGAAAATAGCGATTGCTGACGATAACAAGGAATTGGTGAAAACGATGGTGACGTATTTTGAAAGACATCCCGAAATTGACGTCATCTGGACCGCAAATAACGGAAAAGTATGTCTGTCGATGCTAGAAGAAAAAAAGCCAGACGTGCTATTGCTGGATATCATCATGCCACACTTAGATGGAATTGCAGTACTTGAAACATTAAGTGGGAATGCGCAAATTGCCGATCTGCACATTATTATGCTAACTGCATTTGGACAAGAAGATGTAATGACGCAAGCGGCTAGCCTTGGCGCATCTTATTTCATGCTCAAACCGTTTGAATTCGAACGACTTGCTAATCAGATTTTCCAAGTCGCGGGCACAAGAAAGCCAATTGTACCTATATCTAAACCGGAAGTAGAGCAGGTGCCTGGAACAGTCAGTCAAAAAGTACTGGATACGACTATTACATCTATTATCAAAGAAATTGGTGTACCTGCCCATATTAAGGGCTATGCATTTCTCCGCGAAGCGATTCAAATGGTCTACACAGATGTTGAGTTGCTTGGTGCCGTGACTAAAGTTCTTTATCCGGAGATTGCAAAAAAGTATAATACGACATCCTCCCGTGTAGAACGTGCCATTCGCCATGCGATTGAAGTCGCATGGAACCGAGGGAATTACGATGTCATCTCCAAAATGTTTGGCTACACCGTGCATCATCTGAAAAGCAAACCCACGAACTCGGAATTCATAGCGATGATTGCTGATAAGATTAGGTTGGAGCATATGGCGAGTTAA